Proteins from a genomic interval of Falco rusticolus isolate bFalRus1 chromosome 7, bFalRus1.pri, whole genome shotgun sequence:
- the NKX2-1 gene encoding homeobox protein Nkx-2.1 isoform X1, with protein MLHALSSWRSNCACAVEGRRIMSMSPKHTTPFSVSDILSPLEESYKKVGMEGSNLGAPLSAYRQSQVSQPAMQQHPMGHNGTVTAAYHMTAAGVPQLSHATMGGYCNGNLGNMSELPPYQDTMRNSASATGWYGTNPDPRFPTISRFMAPSSGMNMGGMGSLGSLGDVSKSMAPLQSTPRRKRRVLFSQAQVYELERRFKQQKYLSAPEREHLASMIHLTPTQVKIWFQNHRYKMKRQAKDKAAQQQMQQENGSCQQQQSPRRVAVPVLVKDGKPCQAGSNTPTAAIQSHQQQAATTITVATNGNSLGQHQSHQTNSAGQSPDMGQHSASPSSLQSQVSSLSHLNSSTSDYGTAMSCSTLLYGRTW; from the exons ccgCCGAATCATGTCGATGAGCCCAAAGCATACGACTCCTTTCTCAGTGTCTGACATCTTGAGTCCTTTGGAGGAAAGCTACAAGAAAGTGGGCATGGAGGGCAGTAACTTGGGGGCTCCCTTGTCAGCCTACAGACAGTCTCAGGTTTCTCAGCCGGCCATGCAGCAGCACCCCATGGGCCACAACGGAACAGTGACTGCCGCCTACCATATGACAGCGGCAGGGGTCCCCCAGCTCTCCCATGCTACGATGGGGGGCTACTGCAATGGGAACCTGGGCAACATGAGCGAGCTCCCGCCTTACCAGGACACCATGCGGAACAGCGCTTCGGCGACAGGATGGTACGGCACCAACCCGGACCCCCGCTTCCCCACAA TCTCCCGCTTCATGGCGCCGTCCTCGGGCATGAACATGGGCGGCATGGGCAGCCTCGGCTCCCTGGGAGACGTGAGCAAGAGCATGGCCCCGCTCCAGAGCACGCCGCGGAGGAAACGGAGGGTCCTTTTTTCCCAGGCCCAGGTTTACGAGCTGGAAAGACGTttcaagcagcagaaataccTCTCCGCCCCGGAGAGGGAACATTTAGCCAGCATGATACATCTCACCCCGACTCAGGTCAAAATCTGGTTCCAGAACCACCGCTACAAGATGAAACGCCAGGCCAAAGACAAGGCTGCGCAGCAGCAGATGCAACAGGAGAACGGCtcttgccagcagcagcagtctccCAGAAGGGTGGCCGTGCCAGTGCTTGTAAAGGATGGCAAGCCCTGCCAAGCAGGCTCCAACACACCCACAGCAGCTATCCAGAGCcatcagcagcaggcagctacAACGATCACAGTGGCTACCAATGGCAACAGCCTCGGACAGCATCAGAGCCACCAGACAAACAGTGCGGGGCAGTCTCCAGACATGGGACAGCACTCGGCCAGCccttcctctctgcagagccAAGTCTCCAGTTTGTCTCACCTAAACTCTTCTACTTCTGACTATGGCACTGCCATGTCTTGCTCCACCTTGCTATACGGTAGGACCTGGTGA
- the NKX2-1 gene encoding homeobox protein Nkx-2.1 isoform X2, whose translation MSMSPKHTTPFSVSDILSPLEESYKKVGMEGSNLGAPLSAYRQSQVSQPAMQQHPMGHNGTVTAAYHMTAAGVPQLSHATMGGYCNGNLGNMSELPPYQDTMRNSASATGWYGTNPDPRFPTISRFMAPSSGMNMGGMGSLGSLGDVSKSMAPLQSTPRRKRRVLFSQAQVYELERRFKQQKYLSAPEREHLASMIHLTPTQVKIWFQNHRYKMKRQAKDKAAQQQMQQENGSCQQQQSPRRVAVPVLVKDGKPCQAGSNTPTAAIQSHQQQAATTITVATNGNSLGQHQSHQTNSAGQSPDMGQHSASPSSLQSQVSSLSHLNSSTSDYGTAMSCSTLLYGRTW comes from the exons ATGTCGATGAGCCCAAAGCATACGACTCCTTTCTCAGTGTCTGACATCTTGAGTCCTTTGGAGGAAAGCTACAAGAAAGTGGGCATGGAGGGCAGTAACTTGGGGGCTCCCTTGTCAGCCTACAGACAGTCTCAGGTTTCTCAGCCGGCCATGCAGCAGCACCCCATGGGCCACAACGGAACAGTGACTGCCGCCTACCATATGACAGCGGCAGGGGTCCCCCAGCTCTCCCATGCTACGATGGGGGGCTACTGCAATGGGAACCTGGGCAACATGAGCGAGCTCCCGCCTTACCAGGACACCATGCGGAACAGCGCTTCGGCGACAGGATGGTACGGCACCAACCCGGACCCCCGCTTCCCCACAA TCTCCCGCTTCATGGCGCCGTCCTCGGGCATGAACATGGGCGGCATGGGCAGCCTCGGCTCCCTGGGAGACGTGAGCAAGAGCATGGCCCCGCTCCAGAGCACGCCGCGGAGGAAACGGAGGGTCCTTTTTTCCCAGGCCCAGGTTTACGAGCTGGAAAGACGTttcaagcagcagaaataccTCTCCGCCCCGGAGAGGGAACATTTAGCCAGCATGATACATCTCACCCCGACTCAGGTCAAAATCTGGTTCCAGAACCACCGCTACAAGATGAAACGCCAGGCCAAAGACAAGGCTGCGCAGCAGCAGATGCAACAGGAGAACGGCtcttgccagcagcagcagtctccCAGAAGGGTGGCCGTGCCAGTGCTTGTAAAGGATGGCAAGCCCTGCCAAGCAGGCTCCAACACACCCACAGCAGCTATCCAGAGCcatcagcagcaggcagctacAACGATCACAGTGGCTACCAATGGCAACAGCCTCGGACAGCATCAGAGCCACCAGACAAACAGTGCGGGGCAGTCTCCAGACATGGGACAGCACTCGGCCAGCccttcctctctgcagagccAAGTCTCCAGTTTGTCTCACCTAAACTCTTCTACTTCTGACTATGGCACTGCCATGTCTTGCTCCACCTTGCTATACGGTAGGACCTGGTGA